A stretch of the Psychroserpens sp. Hel_I_66 genome encodes the following:
- the panB gene encoding 3-methyl-2-oxobutanoate hydroxymethyltransferase produces MSTAKKDYKRITVKSLVEMKRHNEKISMLTAYDYTMAKIVDGAGVDVILVGDSASNVMAGHETTLPITLDQMIYHASSVVRATERALVVVDLPFGSYQSDPKEALRSAIRIMKESGGHAVKMEGGKEVKESIKRILNAGIPVMGHLGLTPQSIYKFGTYTVRAKEEQEAEQLKEDALMLEKAGCFGIVVEKIPAKLAQEVAESVSIPVIGIGAGAGVDGQVLVLHDMIGMTHEFNPRFLRRYMNLYEDMTNAIGQYVNDVKAVDFPNDNEQY; encoded by the coding sequence ATGTCTACAGCTAAAAAAGATTATAAAAGAATTACCGTAAAATCACTTGTTGAGATGAAACGTCACAACGAGAAAATATCAATGTTGACTGCATACGATTATACCATGGCGAAAATTGTTGATGGTGCTGGTGTGGATGTGATTTTGGTTGGTGATTCTGCAAGTAATGTGATGGCTGGACACGAAACGACTTTACCGATTACTCTGGATCAAATGATCTATCACGCATCGTCTGTGGTAAGAGCGACAGAACGTGCTTTGGTGGTTGTAGATTTGCCTTTTGGAAGTTACCAAAGTGACCCTAAAGAGGCGTTGCGCTCTGCCATAAGAATCATGAAAGAATCTGGAGGCCATGCTGTAAAAATGGAAGGTGGAAAAGAGGTAAAAGAGTCGATAAAACGCATTTTAAATGCAGGAATTCCTGTGATGGGACATTTGGGCTTAACACCTCAATCTATTTATAAATTTGGAACTTATACGGTTCGAGCAAAAGAAGAGCAAGAGGCTGAGCAACTTAAAGAAGATGCCTTGATGCTGGAAAAAGCAGGTTGTTTTGGAATTGTAGTTGAAAAGATACCTGCAAAATTAGCCCAGGAGGTAGCTGAGAGTGTCTCGATCCCTGTAATTGGCATTGGCGCTGGCGCTGGTGTTGATGGTCAAGTGCTTGTGCTCCACGATATGATTGGGATGACCCATGAGTTCAATCCGCGGTTTTTAAGACGATACATGAACTTGTACGAAGATATGACCAACGCGATCGGACAGTATGTGAATGATGTTAAAGCTGTTGATTTCCCGAACGATAATGAGCAGTATTAA
- a CDS encoding sensor histidine kinase translates to MAQGTIDKETLDFTILIYSIVVIIIITVLIVLFLVTFQKRKSKLLLDQINQQKAFDEEISRSQTEIQEQTLKHVGRELHDNVGQLLAFANMQLNALGAKVPGSLKTNVTETTQIVKDSLTEVRALSKSLNNDVLSHMGLEASIKNEIERLNRMNFISELQIIGNQRALNDKKHEIIIFRILQEFFSNSVKYSEATKIEVILDYQSEKMLITVKDNGVGFDLDSAEKGSGLINMKGRAELINTAFDLDSKVGEGVRLRLTYPFS, encoded by the coding sequence ATGGCACAAGGAACAATAGATAAAGAAACGTTAGATTTTACGATTTTAATCTATTCAATTGTAGTTATAATAATAATAACAGTTCTTATTGTTTTATTTCTGGTGACATTTCAAAAAAGAAAAAGTAAGCTTTTGTTAGATCAAATCAATCAGCAAAAAGCCTTCGACGAAGAAATTTCCCGTTCCCAAACCGAAATTCAAGAGCAAACCTTAAAACACGTTGGCAGGGAATTACATGACAATGTTGGACAATTGCTCGCTTTTGCCAATATGCAATTGAACGCACTTGGAGCAAAGGTACCAGGAAGCTTAAAAACGAATGTCACTGAAACCACACAAATAGTAAAAGACAGCTTAACAGAGGTTCGAGCGCTCTCAAAATCTTTAAATAATGACGTGCTGTCTCATATGGGATTGGAAGCTTCAATAAAAAACGAGATTGAGCGTCTAAACCGAATGAATTTTATTTCGGAATTGCAAATCATTGGAAACCAGAGAGCGCTTAATGACAAAAAACATGAGATCATCATATTCAGGATTTTGCAAGAGTTCTTTTCTAACTCGGTCAAATATTCCGAAGCAACAAAAATTGAGGTCATTTTAGATTACCAGTCTGAAAAAATGCTGATTACAGTAAAAGATAATGGTGTTGGATTTGATTTGGATTCCGCAGAAAAAGGATCAGGACTCATTAATATGAAAGGTAGGGCAGAACTTATCAATACTGCATTTGATTTGGATTCAAAAGTTGGAGAAGGAGTGAGGTTGAGGCTTACTTATCCTTTTAGCTAA
- a CDS encoding biotin-dependent carboxyltransferase family protein has product MVEVLKTGLLDTIQDLGRFGFSNYGVPASGVMDRYSALLGNSILGNDSNAAVIESIGFGPHLKFSKSTLICVTGAIMNSSLDDVPIKNNVVIKVDEGSILRFGKLEAGCRVYISVFGGFQTEIIMNSRSMYGGVTSHEKLMKGDMLPILGLNKKNIPTFSSVKTDANHFKGNDLEVFKGPEFDFLSTFQQERLFNTLLTVSKESNRMAYQFDEPFENDLKSIITSLVLPGTAQLTPSGKLIVLMRDCQITGGYPRVLQLTEKSISKLSQQFTCRKIALKRIN; this is encoded by the coding sequence ATGGTTGAAGTTCTAAAAACAGGTTTGTTGGATACGATACAGGATTTGGGGCGATTTGGGTTTTCTAATTATGGTGTGCCAGCTTCGGGCGTGATGGATCGCTATTCAGCACTTTTGGGAAATTCTATTTTGGGCAATGATAGCAATGCTGCTGTTATTGAAAGTATTGGTTTTGGTCCGCATCTCAAGTTTTCAAAGAGTACATTGATTTGTGTCACTGGAGCGATTATGAACTCAAGCTTAGATGATGTGCCTATTAAAAATAATGTAGTTATTAAAGTGGATGAAGGTTCAATATTGAGGTTTGGGAAACTTGAAGCGGGATGTCGGGTTTATATTTCGGTTTTTGGTGGTTTTCAAACTGAGATAATAATGAACAGTCGCAGTATGTATGGTGGAGTGACTTCACATGAGAAATTGATGAAAGGTGATATGTTGCCCATTTTAGGTTTAAATAAGAAGAATATACCAACATTTTCATCTGTAAAAACGGATGCAAACCATTTTAAGGGTAATGATTTAGAGGTTTTTAAGGGACCGGAATTTGATTTTCTTTCCACTTTTCAGCAAGAAAGATTATTTAATACTTTGCTTACCGTTTCTAAAGAAAGTAACCGCATGGCCTATCAATTTGATGAGCCTTTTGAGAACGATTTAAAAAGTATCATAACTTCGTTGGTTCTTCCTGGAACTGCACAGTTGACGCCATCTGGAAAACTTATTGTTTTGATGAGGGATTGCCAGATTACTGGTGGATATCCAAGAGTTTTACAATTAACCGAAAAGTCTATAAGCAAACTTTCTCAGCAGTTCACGTGTAGGAAAATTGCGTTAAAACGTATTAATTAG
- a CDS encoding RluA family pseudouridine synthase — protein sequence MSKTLSNKSNLQVIYEDNHIIIVNKRAGDIVQGDKTGDKPLSDVVKDYIKDKYNKPGNVYLGVVHRLDRPTTGIVMFAKTSKALPRLNKLFSEKKANKTYWAIVKNAPEKPQDTLVNWLKKNPKNNKSSTFPKEIENSKKAILHYKLLKALDNYFLLEIELETGRHHQIRVQLANIGSPIKGDLKYGFDRSNKDASISLHARRLQFLHPVSQETIDVIANLPDDPIWNACEV from the coding sequence ATGTCTAAAACCCTTTCTAACAAGTCAAATCTTCAAGTTATTTACGAAGACAACCATATTATCATCGTAAACAAACGAGCTGGTGATATCGTACAAGGTGACAAAACCGGAGACAAGCCTTTGAGCGATGTTGTTAAAGATTATATTAAGGATAAATACAACAAACCTGGCAATGTGTATTTAGGCGTTGTGCATAGACTGGACAGACCAACAACGGGAATTGTCATGTTTGCAAAAACCAGTAAAGCGCTACCAAGACTCAATAAGTTGTTTTCTGAAAAAAAAGCCAATAAAACCTATTGGGCTATTGTAAAAAACGCTCCAGAAAAACCTCAAGACACTCTGGTTAACTGGCTTAAAAAAAATCCGAAAAATAATAAATCTAGCACTTTTCCGAAGGAAATTGAAAACAGTAAAAAAGCGATTTTACATTACAAATTATTGAAAGCTCTGGATAATTATTTTCTTTTGGAAATTGAATTAGAAACGGGACGACATCACCAAATTAGAGTGCAACTAGCCAATATAGGCTCTCCAATAAAAGGCGATTTAAAATACGGTTTTGACCGAAGCAATAAAGACGCGAGTATTAGTTTACATGCCAGACGTTTGCAGTTTTTGCATCCTGTGTCTCAAGAAACTATTGATGTAATTGCAAATTTACCAGATGATCCTATCTGGAATGCATGTGAAGTTTAA
- the pxpA gene encoding 5-oxoprolinase subunit PxpA, with amino-acid sequence MMKTIDINCDLGEGMGNEAQLMPLISSCNIACGGHAGDLQSMKEAVILAKSNHVKIGAHPSFPDKLNFGRTKMDMNSTDLFDALKHQIELLKSLVERAQLQLHHVKPHGALYNIASVDERTAKIVVGVVKTIDENLIVYAPFKSVISEIAKTEGIKIMHEVFADRNYNDDLTLVSRNLKNALIHDPNIMFDHVYNMIHFGKVNTINKVEVELKADTFCVHGDGKNVVENLKQLIAKLKHHHIEIS; translated from the coding sequence ATGATGAAAACAATAGATATCAACTGCGATTTAGGTGAAGGCATGGGCAATGAAGCGCAACTTATGCCATTAATCTCTTCTTGCAATATTGCCTGTGGTGGACATGCTGGAGATTTGCAAAGCATGAAAGAGGCGGTGATTTTAGCCAAATCAAATCATGTAAAAATTGGTGCGCATCCCTCGTTTCCCGATAAATTGAATTTTGGGAGAACTAAAATGGATATGAACTCAACAGATTTATTTGATGCTCTAAAACACCAAATAGAGCTTTTAAAATCCCTTGTCGAGAGGGCGCAATTGCAGTTGCATCACGTTAAGCCTCATGGAGCACTTTACAATATAGCCTCGGTTGATGAGAGAACCGCTAAGATTGTTGTTGGTGTAGTAAAAACAATAGATGAAAACTTAATAGTATATGCGCCTTTTAAATCGGTTATTTCTGAAATAGCCAAAACCGAAGGGATTAAAATAATGCATGAAGTATTCGCAGACCGAAACTATAATGACGATTTGACTTTGGTGTCAAGAAATCTAAAAAATGCGTTGATTCACGACCCAAACATAATGTTTGACCATGTTTATAATATGATTCACTTCGGAAAAGTAAACACTATAAATAAAGTGGAAGTGGAGCTGAAAGCGGATACATTTTGCGTGCATGGTGACGGTAAAAATGTGGTCGAAAATCTAAAGCAATTAATAGCTAAATTAAAGCATCATCACATTGAAATTTCTTGA
- a CDS encoding DUF2891 domain-containing protein, which produces MKTSFLILISICFFACNSSEEKTKEIIEQKVEVTQSKIPEINLEEASRLAQLPIHCIQTEYPNKLNQTIGGEEDLKSPKDLHPAFYGCFDWHSAVHGHWSLVSLLRQYPNLENADEIKSMLLENLSQEHIKAEVDYFFGKYNSTYERTYGWAWLLKLAEELHKWDDPISKQLESNLQSLTSLIVEKYIEFLPKLNYPIRVGEHPNTAFGLSFAYDYAKTLGDEQLQALIEQRAKDFYSNDKDCPLSWEPSGFDFLSPCFEEAALMKRVLPIEDFKTWLNDFLPQLKNKNFTLATGKVSDRTDGKLVHLDGVNFSRAWSLNEIARDLPEYNHLRNIANQHINYSLPSIVGDSYEGGHWLGSFAIYALNSVERD; this is translated from the coding sequence ATGAAGACATCATTTTTAATATTAATCTCAATTTGTTTTTTTGCGTGCAATTCTTCCGAAGAAAAGACAAAAGAAATTATTGAACAAAAAGTTGAAGTAACACAATCTAAAATACCTGAAATCAATTTAGAAGAAGCAAGTCGGTTGGCTCAGTTGCCAATTCACTGTATTCAAACCGAATATCCAAATAAACTCAATCAAACCATTGGCGGAGAGGAAGATTTAAAATCACCTAAAGATTTGCATCCTGCTTTTTATGGTTGTTTTGATTGGCACTCTGCAGTTCATGGTCATTGGAGTTTAGTAAGTTTATTGAGGCAATATCCAAATTTGGAAAATGCAGATGAGATTAAGTCTATGCTGCTTGAAAATCTGTCTCAAGAACATATAAAGGCAGAGGTTGATTATTTCTTCGGAAAGTACAACTCAACATACGAAAGAACCTACGGTTGGGCTTGGTTATTGAAATTGGCAGAAGAACTTCATAAATGGGACGACCCAATATCTAAACAATTAGAGTCTAATCTACAGTCACTTACAAGCTTGATCGTAGAAAAGTATATCGAGTTTCTCCCGAAGTTAAATTATCCCATAAGAGTTGGTGAGCATCCAAATACTGCCTTTGGGTTGTCGTTCGCTTACGATTATGCAAAAACATTGGGCGACGAGCAATTGCAGGCATTAATAGAACAACGCGCAAAAGATTTTTACAGTAATGATAAAGATTGCCCATTAAGTTGGGAGCCTAGCGGATTCGATTTTTTGTCTCCATGTTTTGAAGAAGCTGCGTTGATGAAGCGCGTATTGCCAATAGAAGACTTTAAAACGTGGCTCAACGATTTTCTTCCGCAGTTAAAAAATAAAAATTTCACTTTAGCAACAGGAAAAGTAAGCGATAGAACCGATGGGAAACTGGTTCATCTTGATGGTGTTAACTTCTCAAGGGCATGGAGTTTAAATGAAATTGCTAGGGATTTGCCAGAATATAACCATCTTAGAAATATTGCAAATCAACATATTAACTATTCTTTGCCAAGTATTGTTGGAGATAGTTACGAAGGCGGTCATTGGTTGGGTAGTTTTGCTATTTATGCTTTAAATTCTGTTGAGCGTGATTAA
- a CDS encoding nuclear transport factor 2 family protein, with the protein MKYYIFCISVLIATFSFSQPSEEEAVEQTIETFFEGFHKQDGAMVLSTVHSEIKMQSISSNSDNKTALTTSSFTDFLRSIASIPKEKTFKEEILDYIIQIDGNMASVWTPYNFYLNGNFSHCGVNSFQLFKDNGKWKIIYIVDTRRKECREN; encoded by the coding sequence ATGAAATATTATATCTTTTGCATTTCAGTATTGATAGCCACTTTTTCTTTTTCCCAACCTTCGGAAGAAGAGGCAGTAGAACAAACCATAGAAACTTTTTTTGAAGGGTTCCATAAACAGGATGGTGCGATGGTGTTGAGTACTGTACATTCCGAAATTAAAATGCAGTCCATAAGCAGCAACAGCGACAATAAAACAGCTTTAACGACTTCCAGTTTTACGGATTTTTTAAGGTCTATAGCTTCAATTCCGAAGGAAAAAACATTTAAAGAAGAAATCTTAGATTACATCATCCAAATTGATGGCAATATGGCAAGCGTATGGACGCCTTATAATTTTTACTTAAACGGTAATTTTAGTCACTGTGGAGTGAATTCCTTTCAACTCTTTAAGGATAATGGCAAATGGAAGATTATTTACATAGTAGATACGAGGAGAAAAGAGTGCAGGGAAAACTAA
- a CDS encoding SMP-30/gluconolactonase/LRE family protein, whose product MKQHLVFYSNSELLEGPIFDKDNNLLYFVSILEGLVYCYNPESKQILSVKLDSPVGSVFIKSHKKILAAAKNGFFEIDFNTLKTKLAFKIEIEDNVRFNDGIKDPIGRIIVGTMGFPKIKENIGQVFSYHKGDYKTIIKDTTISNGLTFSLDNKFLYFIDTLTNKVAKYRYDLNTGNVEFSSYIIEFKGSSNPDGMCIDKNGMLWIAEWNGECISQWNPENGKRIKKINLPCTNVTSCCFDNHSNLYVTTAKSDNKSDIFGGGLFYIELNTI is encoded by the coding sequence ATGAAACAACATTTGGTTTTTTATTCAAACTCTGAACTTCTCGAAGGACCTATATTTGATAAAGACAACAATCTCCTGTATTTTGTATCTATTTTAGAGGGTTTAGTGTATTGTTATAATCCTGAAAGTAAACAAATATTAAGTGTAAAATTAGATTCTCCCGTAGGCTCAGTTTTTATAAAAAGTCATAAAAAAATATTGGCAGCTGCTAAAAATGGTTTTTTTGAAATTGATTTTAATACCTTAAAAACTAAGTTAGCATTTAAAATAGAGATAGAAGATAATGTAAGATTCAATGACGGAATTAAAGATCCTATTGGGCGTATAATAGTTGGTACGATGGGATTTCCGAAGATAAAAGAAAATATAGGACAGGTTTTCTCATATCATAAAGGCGATTATAAAACGATTATAAAAGACACCACAATCTCAAACGGATTAACTTTTTCATTAGATAACAAATTTCTATATTTCATTGATACTCTAACAAATAAAGTTGCAAAATACCGCTATGATTTAAACACTGGAAATGTAGAATTTAGTTCCTATATAATTGAATTTAAAGGCTCTAGCAATCCAGACGGTATGTGTATAGATAAAAATGGTATGCTCTGGATTGCCGAATGGAACGGTGAGTGCATATCTCAATGGAATCCTGAAAATGGAAAACGTATTAAAAAAATAAATCTGCCTTGTACTAATGTGACATCATGTTGTTTTGATAATCACTCTAACTTATATGTTACAACTGCGAAAAGTGACAATAAAAGTGATATTTTTGGTGGTGGATTATTTTATATTGAGTTAAATACAATTTAA
- a CDS encoding L-serine ammonia-lyase gives MECISVFDMLKIGVGPSSSHTLGPWRAAERWIKELKDNKKFDKVENISVDLYGSLSLTGKGHATDYAILLGLSGADPEYIPVESIEVIIASIKNSNTLLFNNERPISFDIKTDIVFNRKFLPFHANALTFSATINGRRYKSTYYSIGGGFVVQEERKISKKNKIIFYCTFPYPVENGVKLLQYCEQLKLPISGVVLENEKSIRPIETIDSEIQRIWDTMLECMYVGCHTEGNLPGGLNVRRRAYDMHQKLKGDVPYSNPVEWLYSIRNTEVKFRQILKWVSCFALAVNEVNASLGRVVTAPTNGSAGVIPAVLMYYLVIENHDANFEDIKRFLLVAGEIGSIFKKGATISAAMGGCQAEIGVSSAMAAGALCELSGGTPEQVLVAAEIAMEHHLGMTCDPIGGLVQIPCIERNAMGAIKAINACELALDTDPKNVKVPLDKVVQTMWETAKDMNTKYKETSEGGLAVGVHLSDC, from the coding sequence ATGGAGTGTATTTCTGTCTTTGACATGCTTAAAATTGGTGTTGGCCCATCGAGTTCTCATACTTTGGGACCTTGGCGAGCTGCAGAACGTTGGATCAAAGAACTTAAAGACAATAAAAAATTTGATAAGGTTGAAAACATCTCTGTAGACCTTTATGGATCCTTATCACTAACCGGTAAAGGGCATGCTACAGATTATGCCATACTTTTAGGATTGAGTGGTGCAGATCCAGAATATATTCCTGTAGAATCTATTGAGGTCATTATCGCATCTATCAAAAATTCCAATACGCTATTGTTTAATAATGAGAGACCTATTTCATTTGATATTAAAACAGATATTGTTTTCAATAGAAAGTTCTTACCCTTTCATGCCAATGCACTTACATTCTCTGCAACCATAAATGGACGACGTTACAAATCAACCTACTATTCTATTGGTGGAGGATTTGTGGTGCAAGAAGAACGAAAGATCTCAAAAAAAAATAAAATTATATTTTACTGCACCTTTCCTTATCCGGTTGAAAATGGTGTCAAACTTTTACAATATTGTGAGCAGTTAAAACTTCCAATTTCTGGTGTGGTATTGGAGAACGAAAAATCCATACGACCTATAGAAACAATAGATTCTGAAATTCAACGCATTTGGGATACGATGTTAGAATGCATGTACGTTGGCTGCCATACAGAAGGTAATCTTCCTGGCGGTCTCAACGTAAGGCGTCGAGCTTATGATATGCATCAAAAACTAAAAGGAGATGTACCCTACTCAAATCCTGTAGAATGGCTCTACTCTATTAGAAACACCGAAGTTAAATTTAGACAAATCCTAAAATGGGTAAGTTGCTTCGCATTGGCTGTCAATGAAGTTAATGCATCGCTTGGTCGTGTAGTTACTGCACCAACCAATGGAAGTGCAGGCGTTATTCCTGCAGTTTTAATGTATTATTTGGTGATAGAAAATCACGACGCCAATTTCGAGGACATCAAGCGTTTTTTACTTGTTGCAGGAGAAATAGGCAGTATCTTTAAAAAGGGAGCTACCATTAGTGCTGCAATGGGTGGCTGTCAAGCTGAAATTGGCGTGTCATCTGCAATGGCAGCTGGAGCGCTTTGTGAGCTTTCTGGCGGAACACCAGAGCAGGTGCTTGTTGCTGCGGAAATCGCGATGGAACACCACCTCGGTATGACTTGTGACCCAATTGGAGGCTTGGTTCAAATTCCCTGCATCGAGCGAAATGCTATGGGAGCGATAAAAGCCATCAATGCCTGTGAACTGGCTTTGGATACAGATCCTAAAAATGTCAAAGTCCCCTTGGACAAAGTGGTTCAAACGATGTGGGAAACTGCAAAAGACATGAATACCAAGTACAAAGAAACGAGTGAAGGTGGTTTAGCTGTTGGTGTGCATTTGAGTGATTGCTAG
- a CDS encoding SDR family NAD(P)-dependent oxidoreductase, producing the protein MKTVMILGGTKGVGNEILKSCLKKGYNVAFSGRDQTQGHKIIEDLQSKDQLYFHEIDLNSINEIENFHTKTIEKFGNIDALVIYAGITPVSSLTNTEEEIYDQVFNVNLKAPYFLIKHVLKSMVEENRGSIIFFGSAHMDYGQEDRTAYALTKSALYTLSNHIAHHYAKYGVRSNYVVMGWTNTEGEVDLRASEGISEQALKNKAKDIIPMGRMLNRFDPVPAVMHFISDESAMTTGSLIRITGGEYI; encoded by the coding sequence ATGAAAACAGTAATGATTTTAGGAGGTACGAAAGGTGTTGGTAATGAAATACTAAAATCTTGTTTAAAAAAAGGCTACAATGTCGCATTTTCTGGAAGAGACCAAACTCAAGGCCATAAGATCATAGAAGATTTACAAAGCAAAGATCAACTTTATTTTCATGAAATTGATCTCAACTCTATAAATGAGATTGAAAATTTCCATACAAAAACTATTGAGAAATTTGGAAATATCGATGCTTTAGTTATCTATGCTGGCATAACTCCAGTGTCTTCTCTAACTAACACGGAAGAAGAGATTTACGACCAAGTATTTAATGTTAACCTTAAAGCTCCTTATTTTTTAATAAAGCATGTTTTAAAATCTATGGTAGAAGAAAATAGAGGCTCAATTATTTTCTTTGGTTCTGCTCATATGGATTATGGTCAAGAAGACAGAACTGCCTATGCACTAACAAAAAGTGCTCTCTATACATTGTCAAATCACATTGCTCATCATTATGCCAAATATGGTGTTAGATCAAATTATGTTGTGATGGGATGGACCAATACCGAAGGTGAAGTAGATTTAAGAGCGAGTGAAGGCATTAGTGAGCAAGCATTAAAAAATAAAGCTAAGGACATTATCCCAATGGGTCGTATGCTTAATCGTTTTGATCCCGTTCCTGCTGTTATGCATTTTATCTCAGATGAATCTGCTATGACAACTGGTTCTTTAATAAGAATTACTGGAGGGGAATACATCTAA
- the pxpB gene encoding 5-oxoprolinase subunit PxpB produces the protein MKNFKLTYKRFSEASILIEWPQEISENILNDVLVYKNHLLELDIESLVQINNAYNSLLVIYSVTIDNINSRFLELKQYYKSRNILKKRESKLFKIPVCYDEHFGLDLVEISEEKNRSIKDIVELHYSTIYTVYFIGFLPGFLYLGGLDERLYFPRKNSPRHEIKKGAIAIGGSQTGMYPNASPGGWNIIGNSPVELFLPKKKEPCFATSGDKIEFFPISRTEYDLIKREVALGTYKIESEVLDG, from the coding sequence TTGAAGAACTTTAAGCTGACATATAAACGATTTTCGGAAGCTTCTATTTTGATAGAATGGCCTCAGGAAATCTCTGAAAACATCCTAAACGATGTTCTTGTTTATAAAAATCATCTTCTAGAATTAGATATTGAATCATTGGTTCAAATAAATAACGCATATAATTCGTTATTAGTTATTTATAGTGTTACTATTGATAATATCAATAGTAGGTTTTTAGAGTTAAAACAGTATTATAAAAGTCGAAATATACTAAAAAAAAGGGAATCAAAATTATTCAAAATTCCTGTGTGTTATGACGAACATTTCGGGTTGGATTTAGTTGAGATTTCCGAAGAAAAAAATAGGTCAATAAAGGACATTGTTGAGTTGCATTACAGTACAATTTACACGGTTTATTTTATTGGATTTTTACCCGGTTTTTTATACTTGGGAGGATTGGATGAGCGCTTATATTTTCCGAGGAAAAATAGTCCGAGACACGAGATTAAAAAAGGAGCGATTGCAATTGGAGGGTCGCAAACGGGAATGTATCCAAATGCAAGTCCTGGAGGTTGGAACATAATTGGTAATTCTCCGGTTGAGTTATTTCTTCCGAAGAAAAAAGAACCTTGTTTTGCGACGTCGGGTGATAAAATTGAGTTTTTTCCAATTTCGAGAACAGAATATGATTTGATCAAAAGAGAGGTTGCGCTTGGAACCTACAAAATAGAAAGCGAGGTGCTTGATGGTTGA
- a CDS encoding Nramp family divalent metal transporter, with product MIKNWFKNIGPGPLVAAAFIGPGTVTTCTLAGVNFGFALLWAMLLSVFATIVLQEMSARLGIVSQKGLSEVIRTEISSPVFRSLAIILILSAIVVGNAAYEAGNISGSVLGLEALFGNSQILIGHLSLSVFPLVIGAVAFSILYIGNYKVLEKVLVSLVILMSLAFLVTAILTKPDILEVLKGLFVPKYSGESILTVIALVGTTVVPYNLFLHASLVKEKWKHESDLKYARKDTIIAVVLGGIVSMSIIISAAAIKTFEVNNAVDLAKGLEPLFGDFASYFLSIGLFAAGITSAITAPLAAAYVASGCLGWSTNMKTKRFRIVWMFILGLGVLFSSVGFKSIEIIKFAQVANGLLLPVIAGFLLWVMNKTSILGKYKNTSLQNVLGVVICGLALFLGAKSILKVFELI from the coding sequence GTGATTAAAAACTGGTTTAAAAACATTGGCCCAGGACCATTGGTTGCTGCAGCATTTATTGGTCCTGGAACAGTAACTACGTGTACTTTGGCTGGTGTAAACTTCGGGTTTGCGTTGCTTTGGGCAATGTTGCTTTCAGTTTTTGCGACGATTGTTTTGCAGGAAATGTCTGCGAGGTTAGGAATTGTCTCTCAAAAAGGACTTTCCGAAGTGATTAGGACCGAGATCTCAAGCCCTGTCTTTCGCTCGCTCGCCATCATTTTAATTCTATCTGCCATTGTCGTTGGTAATGCAGCCTATGAAGCTGGAAATATAAGTGGTAGCGTTTTAGGTCTGGAGGCTTTGTTTGGTAACTCCCAAATTTTGATTGGCCATTTGTCTTTAAGTGTTTTTCCTTTGGTTATAGGAGCTGTTGCGTTTTCGATCTTGTACATTGGGAATTATAAGGTTTTAGAAAAAGTGCTGGTGTCCTTGGTGATTCTTATGAGTTTGGCCTTTTTAGTGACCGCTATATTGACCAAGCCAGATATTTTAGAAGTGTTGAAAGGGCTTTTTGTGCCAAAGTATTCAGGTGAAAGTATTTTAACCGTTATTGCTTTGGTGGGTACTACGGTTGTGCCATACAATCTGTTTTTGCACGCATCTTTGGTTAAGGAGAAATGGAAACATGAAAGTGATTTGAAATACGCAAGAAAAGATACGATTATAGCTGTAGTCTTAGGCGGAATTGTTTCTATGAGCATCATAATCTCTGCTGCTGCAATCAAAACTTTTGAAGTAAACAATGCGGTGGATTTGGCAAAAGGTTTGGAGCCTCTTTTTGGGGACTTTGCATCTTATTTTTTGTCAATTGGTTTGTTCGCAGCTGGCATTACAAGTGCAATCACTGCACCATTGGCAGCAGCTTATGTGGCTTCGGGATGTTTGGGTTGGAGCACGAATATGAAAACAAAACGATTTAGAATCGTATGGATGTTTATTTTGGGATTGGGTGTTTTGTTTTCGTCTGTTGGGTTTAAATCCATAGAAATCATAAAATTTGCTCAAGTGGCTAATGGGCTGCTGTTACCCGTAATTGCTGGCTTTTTGCTTTGGGTTATGAATAAAACGTCCATTCTTGGGAAATACAAAAATACCAGTTTGCAAAATGTACTTGGTGTTGTGATTTGCGGATTAGCTTTATTTCTTGGAGCAAAAAGTATTCTCAAAGTATTTGAACTGATTTAA